A window of Psychromonas sp. CNPT3 contains these coding sequences:
- a CDS encoding acetate kinase, producing the protein MSNKLILVLNCGSSSLKFAIIDTISGDEKLTGLAECLHLENASIKWKLNGAKGSADLGNGSAHQEALDFIVNDILGTETELKASLHGIGHRIVHGGEKFTSSVLICDEVLRGIDECKALAPLHNPAHIVGIKAAQHAFPSLPNVAVFDTAFHQSMPEVAYLYALPYKLYKENGIRRYGMHGTSHYFISVEVAKKLGKPLNELNIINCHLGNGGSVCAIKNGKSVDTSMGMTPLEGLVMGTRCGDIDPAIIFHLHDELGYSLNEINTMLTKESGLLGLTEKSSDCRFVEDNYATDTAAKRAMDLYCYRLAKYIASYTAALDGRLDALIFTGGIGENSAPIRAMTLDRLSLLGFKVDNDANLKYRFGKEGVISAKDSTLAMVVSTNEEWVIAEDTLALTS; encoded by the coding sequence ATGAGCAATAAGCTGATCCTCGTACTGAACTGTGGTAGTTCATCTTTAAAATTTGCAATTATTGACACAATAAGTGGCGATGAAAAACTAACGGGTCTTGCTGAGTGCCTGCATTTAGAGAATGCTTCGATTAAATGGAAATTAAACGGCGCTAAAGGCAGTGCAGATTTAGGTAATGGAAGTGCACATCAAGAAGCATTAGATTTTATTGTTAATGATATTCTGGGCACAGAAACTGAGCTTAAAGCAAGCTTACATGGTATTGGTCACCGTATCGTACATGGAGGTGAAAAATTCACTTCGTCTGTATTGATCTGTGATGAAGTTTTACGTGGCATTGATGAATGTAAAGCGCTTGCGCCATTGCATAATCCTGCACATATCGTGGGTATTAAAGCTGCGCAACATGCATTCCCATCTTTACCAAATGTAGCTGTTTTTGATACTGCATTCCACCAAAGTATGCCTGAAGTCGCTTATTTATATGCTTTACCTTATAAACTATATAAAGAAAATGGTATTCGTCGTTACGGTATGCATGGAACAAGTCATTACTTCATCAGTGTTGAAGTGGCTAAAAAACTAGGCAAACCATTAAATGAGTTAAATATTATTAACTGTCATTTAGGTAACGGTGGCTCTGTTTGTGCAATAAAAAATGGTAAATCAGTAGATACATCAATGGGTATGACACCACTTGAAGGTTTAGTGATGGGTACACGTTGTGGTGATATTGATCCTGCTATCATTTTCCATCTTCATGATGAGTTAGGTTACAGCCTAAATGAAATCAATACGATGTTAACTAAAGAATCTGGTTTATTGGGCTTAACAGAAAAAAGCAGTGATTGCCGTTTTGTTGAAGATAATTACGCAACAGATACTGCCGCTAAACGTGCAATGGACTTGTATTGTTACCGTCTTGCTAAATACATCGCAAGCTACACAGCTGCACTTGATGGTCGTCTGGATGCGCTTATCTTTACCGGTGGCATTGGTGAAAACTCAGCGCCAATTCGTGCGATGACATTAGATCGTTTAAGTTTACTTGGCTTTAAAGTTGATAATGACGCTAACCTGAAATACCGCTTCGGTAAAGAAGGCGTGATCAGTGCAAAAGACAGCACACTTGCAATGGTAGTATCAACAAATGAAGAATGGGTTATCGCAGAAGATACACTTGCTTTAACAAGCTAA
- a CDS encoding FeoA family protein, translating into MNCATFNNLMTSSVSLKEEYLIVPKNLSQAEINKEYMIKDVIADDKDIVDFLFTLGCFKGETITIISILAENFVITLKDARYSIDSELAAAVLL; encoded by the coding sequence ATGAATTGTGCAACGTTTAATAATCTAATGACATCCTCCGTATCGCTTAAAGAAGAGTATTTAATAGTGCCAAAAAATTTATCTCAAGCAGAAATCAATAAAGAATACATGATCAAAGATGTCATCGCAGACGACAAAGATATTGTTGACTTTCTATTTACATTGGGCTGTTTCAAAGGCGAAACCATCACTATTATTTCTATCCTTGCCGAAAACTTTGTGATCACACTTAAAGATGCTCGCTACAGTATCGACAGTGAACTCGCAGCTGCAGTGCTTTTGTAA
- the aat gene encoding leucyl/phenylalanyl-tRNA--protein transferase, with translation MKNHLTTLTNDPTLFPNVSHALEDPEGLLAIGGDLHPLRIINAYQRGIFPWYNEGEPLLWWSPNERATILAGKVHISKSMRRLIRKENYTLSINKHFSEVIHACAAPRKGQPGTWITAEMIDAYLQLHQQGWAHSVEVFRGNELVGGLYGIGLGQIFCGESMFSRSENASKMAFIALHQHFHAANGKLIDCQMLTPHLASLGVQASSRADFIKQLKLYQKNALKLGCWQAQTLTLSTIF, from the coding sequence ATGAAAAATCATTTAACAACCCTAACCAATGACCCCACTCTTTTCCCCAACGTCAGCCATGCATTAGAAGATCCTGAGGGCTTATTAGCCATCGGTGGTGATTTGCACCCATTACGTATTATAAATGCTTATCAACGCGGTATTTTCCCTTGGTATAATGAGGGAGAGCCACTACTTTGGTGGAGCCCGAATGAACGCGCAACGATCCTTGCCGGTAAAGTACATATTAGTAAAAGTATGCGCCGCCTGATACGCAAAGAAAATTATACGCTGAGTATCAATAAACACTTTTCAGAGGTGATCCATGCCTGCGCAGCGCCACGTAAAGGCCAACCGGGCACTTGGATAACGGCAGAGATGATCGATGCCTATCTGCAATTGCATCAACAAGGTTGGGCACACTCTGTAGAAGTTTTTAGGGGTAATGAATTAGTCGGCGGACTCTATGGTATTGGCCTAGGCCAAATTTTTTGCGGGGAATCGATGTTCAGTCGTAGCGAAAATGCCTCAAAAATGGCCTTTATTGCGTTACATCAGCATTTTCATGCAGCCAACGGCAAACTGATTGATTGCCAAATGCTAACACCACATTTAGCAAGCTTAGGCGTACAAGCAAGTAGCCGAGCTGATTTTATAAAACAGCTCAAGCTATATCAAAAAAATGCGCTTAAATTGGGTTGCTGGCAAGCACAAACGTTAACGCTCTCAACCATCTTCTAA
- a CDS encoding DUF2058 domain-containing protein has product MASLQEQLMKSGLINKQKAKQAQTEKRRKAKQKKKKGTVQVSELQVSLEQQKEQQKNQDLEKNRQQQADLDARAAHGKLIQMIAQHCEKNYQGELDYHFTYQNKVKRIAINNSTQQALINGALAICVLNDAFYLIHKEAAETLREIDSSVLVSLHEKIEASQLDEDDPYAEFAVPDDLIW; this is encoded by the coding sequence ATGGCATCTTTACAAGAACAATTGATGAAATCTGGTTTAATTAATAAACAAAAAGCAAAACAAGCACAAACAGAGAAACGCCGAAAAGCCAAACAAAAAAAGAAAAAAGGCACCGTACAAGTCTCTGAATTACAAGTGTCACTCGAACAACAAAAAGAGCAACAAAAAAACCAAGATTTAGAAAAAAATCGCCAACAACAAGCTGATTTAGATGCAAGGGCTGCGCATGGAAAATTAATACAGATGATAGCTCAGCACTGTGAAAAGAATTACCAAGGTGAGCTTGATTACCATTTTACTTACCAAAATAAAGTAAAACGCATTGCGATTAATAATAGTACACAACAAGCATTAATAAATGGTGCTTTGGCAATTTGTGTCCTCAACGATGCATTTTATCTGATCCATAAAGAGGCGGCTGAAACACTACGTGAAATTGATAGTTCGGTACTGGTCTCTTTACATGAAAAAATAGAAGCGTCACAACTTGATGAAGATGATCCGTATGCAGAATTTGCCGTACCCGATGATCTGATTTGGTAA
- the feoB gene encoding ferrous iron transport protein B, which translates to MKIALAGNPNSGKTTLFNALTGKTAHVGNWAGVTVNKKEGLVKKTLNKSNVAITAVDLPGAYSMSPFSSEEVITRDFVKNEQPAVIINIVDATNLSRSLFFTTQLLELGIPVVVALNKSDLTKKKKTIIDIEVLSKTLGCPVIEVTATKNSGHGLEALLEKVVIIKNGTQDAPFKMGDINLNDADAIKASDIKRFDFVKQLVNKIENRKNKSNQQTTQDAVDRIVAHKWLGLPIFAVIMWAVFSISQTHLGPILAEILGGWIDAFYGLVEGLLGSDVSPVLSALLLDGIIGGVGAVVGFLPLIMVLFFLLAMLEDCGYMARVAVVMDRYFKRVGLSGKSIIPMVIGTGCSIPGIMATRTIKNERQRRTTAMLAPFMPCGAKLPVIALFAGVFFNDAAWVGTLMYFMGIGIIILGALLVVRITGEKHARSFFVMELPEYRFPSIQRAVTSTLSRAKAFIIKAGTIILLCNAAVQIMQTFTWQFEVVAQGAQSTSILASISSPFAFVLIPLGFGVWQLAAAAITGFIAKENVVGTLAVVYSITNFIDTDELALVGGSSDVASIMGLSSVAALSYLIFNLFTPPCFAAIGAMNAEMEDKKWLWGGVAFQFGMGYFAAFITYQVGTLITTGLVGDGFVYGFIGCSLLVGCLFHLVRKGDKQAEITLKMANA; encoded by the coding sequence TTGAAAATCGCATTAGCTGGTAATCCCAATAGTGGGAAGACAACTTTATTTAACGCGTTGACAGGCAAAACGGCACACGTCGGGAATTGGGCAGGCGTTACCGTCAATAAAAAAGAAGGTTTAGTCAAAAAAACGCTTAATAAATCAAATGTCGCTATTACCGCCGTTGATTTACCAGGAGCATATTCTATGTCTCCTTTTTCATCAGAAGAAGTGATCACTCGCGACTTCGTTAAGAATGAACAACCCGCAGTGATCATTAATATTGTCGATGCCACTAACTTAAGTCGTAGTTTGTTTTTCACCACGCAATTACTAGAGCTTGGTATTCCGGTGGTTGTTGCCCTTAATAAAAGCGATTTAACCAAAAAGAAAAAAACAATCATTGATATTGAAGTATTAAGCAAAACGCTTGGTTGCCCGGTGATTGAAGTGACCGCAACAAAAAATAGTGGTCATGGTCTTGAAGCGCTTCTTGAAAAAGTAGTGATCATTAAGAATGGAACACAAGACGCGCCATTTAAAATGGGAGATATCAACTTAAATGATGCTGATGCCATTAAAGCATCTGATATCAAACGCTTTGACTTTGTAAAACAACTTGTTAATAAAATCGAAAACAGAAAAAACAAAAGCAACCAGCAAACCACACAAGATGCAGTTGATCGCATTGTGGCGCATAAATGGCTGGGGCTACCTATCTTTGCCGTGATCATGTGGGCTGTATTTTCTATTTCGCAAACGCATTTAGGTCCTATTTTAGCCGAAATTCTTGGGGGCTGGATTGATGCTTTTTATGGTTTGGTCGAGGGCTTACTCGGCAGTGATGTTTCACCCGTTTTAAGCGCATTATTATTAGATGGTATTATTGGTGGTGTCGGCGCGGTGGTCGGCTTCTTACCGCTTATTATGGTGCTCTTTTTCTTGCTTGCTATGCTAGAAGATTGTGGTTATATGGCACGTGTTGCCGTCGTTATGGATCGTTATTTCAAACGCGTCGGTTTATCAGGCAAGTCTATTATCCCGATGGTCATTGGTACAGGTTGCTCAATTCCCGGTATTATGGCAACGCGTACCATCAAAAACGAAAGACAACGTAGAACAACTGCCATGTTAGCGCCCTTTATGCCTTGTGGTGCAAAACTACCGGTTATCGCTTTATTTGCGGGTGTGTTTTTTAATGACGCCGCATGGGTCGGCACCTTAATGTACTTTATGGGTATTGGCATTATTATTTTAGGCGCTTTATTGGTGGTACGTATTACCGGTGAAAAACATGCGCGTTCATTTTTCGTTATGGAATTACCTGAATATCGTTTCCCAAGTATTCAAAGAGCCGTAACCTCAACGTTGTCTCGTGCAAAAGCGTTCATTATAAAAGCTGGTACTATCATTTTATTATGTAATGCTGCCGTGCAAATAATGCAAACGTTCACTTGGCAGTTTGAAGTCGTTGCACAGGGCGCGCAAAGCACCAGTATTTTAGCCAGTATTTCTTCACCTTTTGCTTTTGTGCTTATCCCTCTTGGATTTGGGGTATGGCAATTAGCAGCAGCTGCTATCACAGGTTTTATCGCCAAAGAAAACGTTGTCGGCACATTGGCAGTGGTTTACAGCATCACCAACTTTATTGATACTGATGAGTTAGCGCTTGTAGGTGGTAGTTCAGATGTTGCCAGTATTATGGGACTGTCCTCTGTGGCCGCTTTATCCTACTTAATTTTTAACCTTTTCACTCCCCCTTGCTTTGCGGCCATTGGCGCAATGAATGCGGAAATGGAAGATAAAAAATGGTTATGGGGTGGCGTCGCATTCCAATTCGGAATGGGCTATTTTGCAGCATTTATCACTTATCAAGTCGGAACGTTAATAACCACAGGCTTAGTCGGTGATGGCTTTGTTTATGGCTTTATTGGTTGTTCATTACTTGTGGGTTGTCTTTTCCACTTGGTAAGAAAAGGCGACAAACAGGCTGAGATCACTTTAAAAATGGCTAACGCTTAG
- a CDS encoding methyl-accepting chemotaxis protein, with translation MKEIAFRWIDKYLINLSIQEKFYLLFLLPLLAIVLVIALLTYTANAHMQGLLTSNMHSLELLINNSELSADKVNNILAKEGIFSVYQTGNSTLSAQYTPTFISILSLQTLLIISALLCTLSVLMYYMMSFIGGAMFSINKALHLLAKGDLVARLNYFKVRDEFSSIAINIDAVADREQKLVLAIRGSVSLMQSISLELNTSSQKSYDLSKQQQVNLDALATASEQMLARIGNVTDLALESSLKSDEVHKVAQLGQVKVEETLHYISSLNTDIHLAASAVNELESNALEIDTVLSTIRSISEQTNLLALNAAIEAARAGEQGRGFAIVANEVRALAGRTQEATIKIQSMIEALQKNTKSLTSLMNNTVTNTQKGLDLMQDVNVKIDDLSDKNKVLSTSSGQIAEYAQEQSNVAENIALSVESIREQASDVNELLQSGNHNIDALSTQRERLEALLMGLKA, from the coding sequence ATGAAAGAGATAGCATTTCGTTGGATAGACAAGTATTTAATTAATTTAAGCATTCAAGAAAAATTTTACTTATTATTTTTATTACCCTTACTGGCCATCGTACTGGTGATTGCCTTATTAACCTATACTGCTAATGCACACATGCAAGGCTTGTTAACATCAAATATGCACAGCTTAGAGTTGCTTATTAACAACAGTGAGTTAAGCGCTGACAAAGTAAATAATATTTTAGCCAAAGAGGGCATTTTTTCTGTTTATCAAACAGGGAATTCTACTCTTTCTGCCCAATATACGCCGACGTTCATCTCGATCTTATCGTTACAAACCCTTCTTATTATCAGCGCACTACTCTGCACATTGTCTGTGTTGATGTATTACATGATGAGTTTTATTGGTGGTGCTATGTTTTCAATTAATAAAGCCTTACATCTTTTAGCTAAGGGTGATCTAGTGGCGCGCCTTAATTATTTTAAAGTGCGCGATGAATTTAGCTCTATTGCGATAAATATAGATGCCGTTGCTGATCGTGAACAAAAACTGGTCTTGGCAATCAGGGGATCGGTCAGTTTGATGCAATCGATAAGCTTAGAGTTAAATACATCCTCTCAAAAGAGCTATGACTTGTCGAAACAGCAACAAGTCAATTTAGATGCATTAGCAACTGCGAGTGAGCAGATGTTGGCGCGTATTGGAAATGTGACGGATTTAGCGCTCGAATCGAGTTTAAAAAGTGATGAAGTACATAAAGTGGCACAACTTGGACAAGTTAAAGTAGAAGAAACGTTACATTATATATCTAGCTTAAATACTGATATTCATTTAGCTGCCTCCGCGGTAAATGAACTTGAGAGCAATGCACTTGAAATCGATACGGTGCTGAGCACCATTCGCTCTATCTCAGAGCAAACAAATTTACTCGCTTTAAATGCCGCTATTGAGGCAGCTCGAGCGGGAGAGCAAGGCCGAGGGTTTGCAATAGTGGCCAATGAGGTGCGTGCACTTGCTGGGCGTACACAAGAGGCGACGATTAAAATTCAGAGTATGATTGAAGCCTTACAGAAAAACACTAAATCGTTAACATCATTAATGAACAATACGGTGACTAACACCCAAAAAGGCTTAGATTTAATGCAGGATGTGAATGTTAAAATTGATGATTTATCAGATAAAAATAAAGTGCTTTCTACAAGTAGTGGGCAAATAGCCGAATACGCACAAGAGCAGAGTAACGTGGCTGAAAATATAGCATTGAGTGTTGAGTCTATTCGCGAACAAGCAAGTGATGTTAATGAACTACTGCAATCAGGCAATCATAATATTGACGCGTTAAGTACGCAGCGCGAAAGATTAGAGGCGCTATTAATGGGACTCAAAGCCTAA
- a CDS encoding EexN family lipoprotein, which translates to MINIIKLMSVGFLFLTLSACFNDTTYSVRYYVEHEEETFETIYKGCEGLSRKNCDNAKKAASEIQNLKTFGRYSKNYLKYEQ; encoded by the coding sequence ATGATAAATATTATAAAATTAATGTCAGTAGGCTTTTTGTTTTTAACGCTATCTGCATGTTTTAATGACACAACTTATAGTGTTCGATATTACGTAGAGCACGAAGAGGAAACGTTCGAAACCATTTATAAAGGTTGTGAGGGCTTATCTCGTAAGAATTGCGATAATGCAAAAAAAGCAGCCTCTGAAATACAAAACTTAAAAACGTTCGGTCGTTATTCTAAAAACTACTTGAAATATGAACAATAA
- a CDS encoding CBS domain-containing protein — translation MNNLHIAQYMIGKSLFFKKEMTIASAVEILLANPQIGGPVLDDVGHVIGWLSEQDCLAKMLEASYHCELVALVEDVMFKEVLIVKSDMNVFDLGQVMLKNKPKIYPIVDENNLFIGLISRKHVLKAISQQLEDC, via the coding sequence ATGAATAACTTACACATTGCACAATATATGATTGGTAAAAGTTTATTTTTTAAAAAAGAGATGACTATCGCGTCTGCGGTTGAGATTTTATTAGCGAATCCTCAAATCGGAGGCCCTGTTTTAGATGATGTCGGTCATGTGATCGGCTGGTTATCGGAACAAGACTGTTTAGCTAAAATGCTCGAAGCCAGTTATCACTGTGAACTCGTTGCGTTGGTAGAAGATGTGATGTTTAAAGAGGTGTTGATTGTAAAATCGGATATGAATGTGTTCGATTTAGGACAAGTCATGTTAAAAAATAAACCTAAAATTTATCCAATAGTCGATGAAAATAATCTGTTTATTGGCTTAATATCACGTAAACATGTCTTAAAAGCTATTAGTCAACAATTAGAAGATTGTTGA
- a CDS encoding anaerobic sulfatase maturase — protein MADNVQPVAFHMMAKPSSFHCNLKCDYCFYLEKDGVVNETSETKNSSSDNMSNGMLERYIEDYIHSHQGDDVDFSWQGGEPTLAGLDFYRRAVKYQQKHAQGKTITNSFQTNAVAINRQWARFFAQNKFLIGVSIEGIAEVHDKYRISVNGKPTFERVKRAIELLKEYKVEFNTLTVINDQNWQRGKETYIALKALGATHMQFIPIVEVQASCQDLKAAHYSPHKDVKFAPFSVPAEGYGLFMMDVFNEWVQKDVGNVFVRMFDSILAGWMGYPASTCVQSYECGQAMVIEANGDVYSCDHYVYPANKLGNIKQINLAKMASSEQQKTFGVAKSKELTQNCEQCDVYRLCYGGCPKHRLITLPGEQYKHNYLCASYKKIFNQTAPAMHMMSQAIEQGGMAMDAMPMINKHLYQDASGTKSVS, from the coding sequence ATGGCTGATAATGTGCAACCTGTCGCTTTTCATATGATGGCAAAACCAAGTAGTTTTCATTGCAATTTAAAGTGCGATTATTGTTTTTACTTAGAAAAAGATGGGGTCGTTAACGAGACTAGCGAGACGAAAAACAGTAGCAGTGACAATATGTCTAATGGCATGTTAGAGCGTTATATTGAGGATTACATTCACTCCCATCAAGGCGATGACGTTGATTTTTCTTGGCAAGGTGGGGAGCCAACGTTAGCAGGATTAGATTTCTATCGACGCGCGGTAAAATATCAACAAAAACATGCACAGGGTAAAACGATCACCAATAGTTTTCAGACCAATGCCGTGGCGATTAATCGGCAATGGGCGCGTTTTTTTGCGCAGAATAAATTTTTAATTGGCGTTTCCATTGAAGGTATCGCTGAAGTCCATGATAAATACCGTATCTCGGTTAACGGAAAGCCAACCTTTGAGCGCGTTAAACGCGCCATTGAACTTTTAAAAGAATATAAGGTTGAGTTTAATACGCTTACCGTGATCAACGATCAAAACTGGCAACGTGGCAAAGAAACGTACATTGCGTTAAAGGCGCTCGGAGCAACACATATGCAATTTATCCCGATTGTTGAAGTGCAAGCGAGTTGTCAGGATTTAAAAGCGGCGCATTACTCCCCACATAAAGACGTAAAATTCGCCCCATTTTCTGTGCCTGCAGAGGGCTATGGTTTATTTATGATGGACGTTTTTAATGAATGGGTACAAAAAGATGTCGGTAATGTTTTTGTGCGTATGTTTGATAGTATTCTTGCGGGTTGGATGGGCTACCCCGCATCGACCTGTGTGCAGTCGTATGAGTGTGGTCAAGCGATGGTGATTGAAGCTAACGGGGATGTCTATTCTTGTGATCATTATGTGTATCCTGCGAATAAGTTAGGCAATATCAAGCAAATAAACTTGGCTAAAATGGCAAGCTCTGAGCAGCAGAAAACGTTTGGGGTCGCAAAATCAAAAGAGCTAACACAAAATTGTGAGCAGTGTGATGTATACCGACTTTGTTATGGGGGGTGTCCTAAACACCGCCTTATCACTTTGCCTGGTGAGCAGTATAAGCACAATTATTTATGCGCCTCTTATAAAAAAATATTTAATCAAACCGCGCCTGCGATGCATATGATGTCGCAAGCGATTGAGCAAGGTGGCATGGCAATGGACGCGATGCCGATGATAAATAAACACCTGTATCAAGATGCTTCAGGTACGAAATCAGTAAGCTAA
- a CDS encoding sulfatase family protein has protein sequence MILSSTKKTLLASLVAAACLGAPATYAANHDTSQPNVLLVIMDDLGTGQLNFTLDSLNKSELAKRDVPVRYQGNLDKMIDAARRAMPNVEKLAATGVKMTNAFVAHPVCGPSRAGIFTGRHPTSFGTYSNDDAKLGIPLDIKLLPELFQSNGYRTATIGKWHNSKIQGKNRVAKDSQTRDYHDNQITLIPKGYAPNERGFDYSYSYYASGAALWDSPAIWQNSKNISAPGYLTHHLTNETLKFIEQSGDKPFFINLSYSVPHIPLEEASPAKYMDKFNTGNVEADKYFAAINAADEGLGIIMADLEKKGELDNTIIFFLSDNGAVHESPMPMNGMDRGFKGQMYNGGVRVPFIVSWPKHIPAGTQSSTLISALDILPTALASAGIKIPTAMQVDGKDIMPILEGKTNVSAHQYLYWAGPGARHYSEENNEFWYGYWKWITYEADTIPKNPNLEKLSKGSWAIRDQDWALYFYDDGSNKVKLFNDKKDPAESIDLAKKYPAKVKEMKDAFYNWIKDKPKPVAWGQDRYQILTESAKD, from the coding sequence ATGATCTTATCTTCAACGAAGAAGACGCTACTGGCGAGCTTAGTAGCAGCTGCCTGCTTGGGCGCGCCGGCAACTTATGCCGCCAATCATGATACGAGTCAGCCTAATGTGCTACTTGTTATTATGGATGATTTAGGGACAGGGCAACTTAATTTTACATTAGATAGTTTGAATAAATCAGAACTGGCTAAACGTGATGTGCCAGTGCGCTATCAAGGTAACTTAGACAAAATGATTGATGCAGCGCGGCGCGCTATGCCCAATGTTGAAAAGTTAGCTGCGACAGGGGTTAAAATGACCAATGCTTTTGTGGCGCATCCTGTTTGTGGGCCATCACGTGCAGGTATTTTTACCGGGCGTCATCCCACCAGTTTTGGGACCTATAGTAATGATGATGCAAAACTGGGTATTCCTTTAGACATTAAATTATTACCGGAACTTTTCCAAAGTAATGGTTACCGCACCGCAACTATTGGTAAATGGCATAATTCGAAAATCCAAGGTAAAAATCGCGTCGCTAAAGATTCACAAACACGTGATTATCACGATAATCAAATTACACTGATCCCAAAAGGTTATGCACCTAATGAGCGTGGCTTTGATTACTCATATAGTTATTATGCCTCAGGGGCTGCATTGTGGGATTCTCCTGCTATCTGGCAGAATTCTAAAAACATATCTGCACCGGGTTATTTAACTCACCATTTAACCAATGAAACATTAAAATTTATTGAGCAGAGTGGTGATAAACCCTTCTTTATTAACTTATCTTATAGCGTGCCACATATCCCTCTTGAAGAGGCGTCACCGGCTAAATATATGGATAAATTTAATACCGGAAACGTTGAAGCCGATAAATATTTTGCTGCGATTAATGCTGCCGATGAAGGTTTAGGCATTATCATGGCGGATTTAGAGAAGAAAGGGGAGTTAGATAACACCATTATATTTTTCTTATCGGATAATGGTGCTGTGCATGAATCTCCTATGCCAATGAATGGTATGGACAGAGGTTTTAAAGGACAAATGTATAATGGAGGCGTGCGAGTTCCCTTTATTGTCTCTTGGCCTAAACATATCCCTGCGGGTACGCAAAGCAGTACACTTATTTCGGCTTTAGATATTTTACCTACGGCTCTGGCCTCTGCTGGGATTAAAATTCCAACTGCCATGCAAGTTGATGGTAAAGATATTATGCCAATCCTTGAAGGTAAAACGAATGTGTCTGCGCACCAATACTTATATTGGGCAGGTCCTGGCGCGAGGCATTATAGTGAAGAAAACAATGAATTTTGGTATGGATACTGGAAATGGATCACTTATGAAGCCGATACTATCCCTAAAAACCCTAATTTAGAAAAACTATCAAAAGGCTCTTGGGCTATTCGCGATCAAGATTGGGCATTGTATTTTTATGATGATGGATCAAATAAAGTAAAACTATTCAATGATAAAAAAGATCCTGCTGAATCTATTGATTTAGCGAAAAAATACCCGGCTAAAGTGAAAGAGATGAAAGATGCCTTTTACAATTGGATCAAAGATAAACCAAAACCAGTTGCGTGGGGTCAAGATCGTTACCAAATATTAACCGAGTCAGCAAAAGATTAA